The Amylolactobacillus amylophilus DSM 20533 = JCM 1125 genome contains a region encoding:
- a CDS encoding CsbD family protein yields MNRDHDTKDYGTKEKITGNLKQAEGKLTGDKTRENQGKAEELLGKAKEKVTETVEKAKDLLTPDDEEHKK; encoded by the coding sequence ATGAATAGAGATCACGACACGAAAGACTATGGTACAAAAGAAAAAATTACCGGTAACCTCAAGCAAGCAGAAGGTAAGCTGACCGGTGATAAGACGCGCGAGAACCAAGGTAAAGCAGAAGAGTTACTTGGTAAAGCAAAAGAAAAGGTGACAGAAACAGTTGAGAAGGCGAAGGACCTCCTTACTCCTGACGATGAAGAGCACAAAAAATAA
- a CDS encoding GntR family transcriptional regulator translates to MQEPMYIQIHNKIKKDIENKKWLVGERIPAERQLAIDFNVSRMTLRQAIKTLEDEGILERRLGSGTYVANQKVQEKVSGIMGFTEMMTAQGKKPASQTISFRMVQPSLSEKEKLELGDEEEVLRMERVRFADGVPICYEIASVPRSLVNNYTREEITSSLYQVLENKGKVNFGHVEQRIGASIANEETARLLDIKKGEAVVTRRQVSHLDTEQPFEYVRAQYVAERFEFIFEN, encoded by the coding sequence ATGCAAGAGCCAATGTATATCCAAATACACAACAAAATAAAAAAAGACATTGAAAATAAGAAGTGGTTGGTTGGCGAACGAATACCAGCAGAACGCCAATTAGCCATTGATTTCAATGTTAGCAGAATGACCCTTAGGCAAGCAATCAAAACTTTAGAAGATGAGGGCATTTTAGAGCGGCGTTTGGGCTCTGGCACGTATGTTGCTAACCAAAAAGTGCAGGAAAAAGTAAGTGGTATAATGGGCTTTACCGAAATGATGACCGCACAGGGGAAAAAACCAGCTAGTCAAACCATCTCATTTCGGATGGTGCAACCTTCCCTGAGTGAAAAGGAAAAGCTCGAACTAGGGGATGAGGAAGAGGTTCTCCGGATGGAACGTGTGCGATTCGCCGACGGCGTGCCTATTTGCTATGAGATAGCTAGCGTACCACGTTCCTTGGTCAACAACTATACCAGAGAAGAGATTACGTCCTCTCTGTATCAAGTCCTCGAGAATAAAGGTAAGGTAAATTTCGGCCACGTAGAGCAGCGGATTGGTGCGTCAATTGCAAATGAAGAGACAGCCCGTTTGTTGGATATTAAGAAGGGGGAGGCCGTCGTGACTAGGCGACAAGTTTCACACCTCGATACCGAGCAGCCATTTGAATATGTACGGGCTCAGTATGTTGCCGAACGATTTGAATTTATCTTCGAAAATTAA
- a CDS encoding metallophosphoesterase, with amino-acid sequence MRIAFASDLHFDVNQLDAKKLIQQQIDFLNRQEVDYFFVTGDTFNDFNKTLEYFEQFNNLARNTKAYFIAGNHDMVRGVKYYQLEEPQSKYYLHHKTLLIPDTNFAIVGNNGWYDYSFAKTRLNLTDNDYYHFKQTYWVDAVIDAPLSDRERFDRTLAQIEESIEQVQAVGQSNRHIILLTHFVPRLEFIKFTDYEKWNISTAMLGGVGLGELIDRYQLDYVDFGHLHIRTPDTQIGQTTYLHQPLGYRTKRRHEWENADFMTEFMQTTKIIEIN; translated from the coding sequence GTGAGAATTGCTTTTGCAAGCGACTTACACTTCGATGTAAATCAGCTTGACGCGAAAAAGTTAATCCAACAACAAATCGACTTCTTGAACAGACAAGAAGTCGATTATTTTTTTGTGACTGGCGATACCTTCAATGACTTCAACAAAACACTTGAATATTTTGAGCAATTCAACAACTTGGCGCGTAATACCAAGGCCTACTTTATTGCTGGAAATCACGATATGGTTCGCGGCGTCAAATACTACCAACTGGAGGAGCCACAGTCGAAATACTATCTCCACCACAAGACGTTATTGATCCCTGATACAAACTTTGCCATAGTGGGGAATAACGGTTGGTATGATTATAGCTTTGCTAAGACCCGGCTTAATTTGACTGATAATGATTACTACCATTTCAAGCAGACATACTGGGTTGACGCGGTAATCGATGCCCCGCTATCCGACCGGGAGCGTTTTGACCGCACCCTGGCACAGATAGAAGAGTCGATTGAGCAGGTCCAGGCTGTGGGGCAATCTAATAGGCACATTATTTTGTTAACGCACTTTGTGCCAAGGCTGGAGTTTATCAAGTTCACTGACTATGAGAAGTGGAACATTTCCACCGCGATGCTCGGCGGAGTCGGGCTGGGTGAGCTGATTGATCGTTATCAACTGGACTACGTTGATTTCGGTCACTTGCATATCCGCACACCAGACACGCAGATCGGGCAGACGACATACCTCCATCAACCGCTTGGCTATCGTACCAAACGCAGGCATGAGTGGGAGAACGCTGACTTTATGACGGAGTTTATGCAGACCACTAAAATAATAGAAATTAACTAA
- a CDS encoding UDP-glucose--hexose-1-phosphate uridylyltransferase: MNVNAVEHLASLIIVNNHQFEEIDQTYLANKVLTIVQDEARELTVPVSFSALQTAQKLATNEVQVAQLLDLYTPVPSAVNRQFWSEYQANGPSAATDYFHHLSVASDYLKVADIARNIQFTEPSVYGELELTINLSKPEKTTAEIAAAKLAPKRDYPQCLLCFQNEGYLGGAGYPERSAHRLIRLTLNNHPWAMQFSPYEYFNEHVIVIDKQHEPMRINHDTFVNLFDFVDIFPHYFLGSNAGLPIIGGSMLAHEHYQGGKHVFPLERAQAAFTFATGESEVRAAVLNWPVTTIRLESTNRNKLVDYADKILQAWLQFDDQDLGIGARDAAVWHHSINPIVRKNGQKYTLYILLRDNNTSAVYPDGIFHVHPEYQHIKQENIGLIEAMGLAILPGRLRTELTEVTNYITGKKSAVKNIHQAWAEELKQAYTAEQDPDTFVQQQIGLVFTHILENTGVFKDISPHNEHLARFINSI, translated from the coding sequence TTGAACGTAAATGCAGTTGAACATCTGGCTTCTTTAATTATTGTAAATAACCATCAATTTGAAGAAATTGATCAGACATACTTAGCCAACAAAGTACTGACGATCGTTCAAGATGAAGCACGGGAGCTCACAGTACCTGTGTCTTTTTCTGCGCTCCAAACCGCACAGAAATTGGCCACAAATGAAGTCCAGGTTGCTCAATTATTAGATTTATACACACCCGTACCGAGTGCCGTTAACCGCCAATTCTGGTCCGAATACCAGGCAAACGGTCCAAGTGCCGCTACAGATTATTTCCATCACCTGTCAGTGGCCAGCGATTACCTCAAAGTAGCCGACATAGCAAGAAACATTCAATTCACCGAGCCCTCAGTTTACGGTGAATTGGAACTCACAATCAACCTGTCTAAACCCGAGAAAACAACTGCAGAGATTGCCGCGGCCAAACTAGCACCGAAAAGAGATTACCCGCAGTGTCTCCTGTGCTTTCAAAATGAGGGCTATTTAGGCGGTGCTGGCTACCCGGAACGAAGTGCTCACCGCTTAATCAGGTTGACCCTGAATAATCATCCCTGGGCAATGCAGTTTTCGCCATACGAATACTTTAATGAGCACGTCATCGTGATCGATAAGCAACATGAACCAATGCGGATTAATCACGATACTTTCGTTAACCTGTTTGACTTCGTGGATATCTTCCCCCACTATTTTCTCGGTAGCAACGCCGGACTGCCGATTATTGGCGGTTCGATGCTCGCACACGAACACTATCAGGGCGGTAAGCATGTCTTTCCACTTGAACGTGCCCAGGCAGCATTCACTTTTGCAACTGGTGAGTCGGAAGTTCGCGCTGCTGTCCTCAACTGGCCCGTGACGACAATTAGGCTAGAGTCCACCAATCGGAATAAGTTAGTGGATTACGCCGACAAAATCTTGCAGGCCTGGTTACAATTTGACGATCAGGATTTGGGTATCGGGGCACGTGATGCCGCTGTTTGGCATCACTCAATTAATCCAATTGTCCGCAAAAACGGCCAAAAATACACCCTCTACATTCTTTTGCGAGACAACAATACATCAGCAGTCTATCCTGATGGAATTTTTCACGTTCACCCTGAATATCAACACATTAAGCAAGAAAATATTGGCCTGATTGAGGCAATGGGCTTGGCAATCCTACCGGGCCGTCTTAGGACGGAATTGACTGAGGTCACTAACTATATCACCGGCAAGAAAAGCGCGGTGAAGAACATCCATCAAGCGTGGGCTGAAGAGCTTAAACAAGCATACACGGCCGAGCAGGATCCAGATACTTTTGTGCAGCAGCAAATTGGACTGGTTTTTACTCATATTCTAGAAAATACCGGCGTTTTCAAAGATATTTCGCCACATAATGAACATTTAGCAAGATTTATCAACAGTATCTAA
- the galE gene encoding UDP-glucose 4-epimerase GalE, translating into MSILVLGGAGYIGSHAVDTLVNEGYDTVVVDSLVTGHRAAVNKQAKFYKGDILDEQFLNNVFEQEEIETVMHFAAFSLVSESMTKPLKYFKNNTAGLVNLLEVMKNHGVNQIVFSSTAATYGVPKELPITESSPTNPINPYGESKLMMEKIMGWADQAYGIKFVALRYFNVAGAKLDGSIGEAHHPETHLIPIILDTALGNRNRITIFGNDYNTKDGTNVRDYVHVLDLIDAHIAAMKYLQAGNPSNVFNLGSSNGFSNLEILQSAIKVTGVNIPYEIGARRGGDPDSLVAMSKKAREILEWTPRYEQIDTIISSAWQWHQKHPNGYGD; encoded by the coding sequence ATGAGTATTTTAGTACTTGGTGGCGCCGGCTACATTGGTTCCCACGCAGTAGATACACTTGTTAATGAAGGATACGATACCGTCGTTGTTGATTCTTTAGTCACAGGACATAGAGCAGCAGTGAACAAGCAGGCCAAATTTTACAAGGGCGATATTTTAGATGAACAATTCTTGAATAACGTCTTCGAGCAGGAAGAGATCGAGACCGTCATGCACTTTGCCGCGTTCTCACTTGTATCCGAATCAATGACTAAGCCCCTTAAGTATTTCAAAAACAATACGGCGGGATTGGTCAACCTCCTTGAAGTTATGAAGAACCATGGTGTGAATCAAATAGTCTTCTCCTCCACGGCCGCAACGTATGGTGTACCCAAAGAATTACCAATTACGGAATCATCACCAACTAATCCAATCAATCCATACGGCGAGAGCAAGCTGATGATGGAGAAAATCATGGGTTGGGCTGACCAGGCCTATGGCATCAAATTCGTCGCACTCCGCTACTTTAACGTTGCTGGCGCTAAGCTCGACGGTTCAATCGGCGAAGCGCACCACCCAGAGACTCACTTGATTCCAATCATCCTAGATACCGCACTTGGTAACCGGAATCGGATTACCATTTTCGGTAACGACTACAACACGAAGGATGGCACAAACGTACGTGATTACGTCCACGTCCTCGACCTCATCGATGCCCATATCGCGGCGATGAAGTACTTACAGGCCGGGAATCCAAGTAACGTCTTTAACCTGGGCTCCTCAAATGGTTTCTCTAACCTAGAAATTCTACAGAGTGCCATCAAGGTTACCGGAGTGAATATTCCTTACGAAATTGGTGCTCGACGCGGCGGTGATCCTGATTCGCTTGTAGCAATGAGCAAAAAGGCGCGTGAAATCCTCGAATGGACACCTCGTTACGAGCAAATCGATACGATCATTAGCAGCGCCTGGCAGTGGCACCAGAAACACCCAAATGGATATGGAGACTAG
- the tagD gene encoding glycerol-3-phosphate cytidylyltransferase gives MKKVITYGTFDLLHWGHVRLLKRAKEMGDYLIVGLSTDEFNEFKKHKEAYNSYEHRKYILEAIKYVDEVIPENDWDQKVKDVQKYDIDTFVMGDDWQGQFDFLKDYCEVVYLPRTSGISTTKIKEDLK, from the coding sequence ATGAAAAAAGTAATTACTTACGGTACATTTGATCTCTTACACTGGGGCCATGTTCGCCTGTTAAAGCGCGCAAAAGAAATGGGTGACTACCTAATCGTGGGGCTATCAACGGATGAATTCAACGAGTTCAAGAAACACAAAGAGGCTTATAATTCATACGAACACCGCAAATATATTCTGGAAGCCATCAAGTACGTTGACGAAGTAATTCCCGAGAACGACTGGGATCAAAAGGTCAAAGATGTCCAGAAATACGACATCGATACGTTCGTCATGGGTGATGATTGGCAAGGTCAATTTGACTTTCTTAAGGACTATTGTGAAGTGGTGTACCTCCCACGTACATCCGGAATCTCCACAACTAAAATCAAAGAGGATTTGAAATAA
- a CDS encoding peptide MFS transporter: protein MKNEKVKTFLGHPLGLRTLFMTEFWERFSYYGMRAILLYYMYDAMANGGLGIDKATAGSIMAIYGSMVYLTSVIGGFVSDRILGSRRTVFWGGIAIMIGHIILSMPLGFAGLLWSIAFIIIGTGLLKPNVSNMVGHLYGENDSRRDSGFSIFVMGINLGSFIAPLVVGAMKGAYGYHAGFSLAAIGMAVGLIFYVIDSKKQFNKEDDKAPDPILKAELKNIVVRVVIALVVVVVIIVLMAVTNTLTIDNIVAGLSIIAIVIPIFYFAQMLTSPKTNKEDRSRVLAYIPLFIAAVAFWAIEESSSVVLAFFAKDNTRILHIFGYTVDPSQYQSLNPLFIIFLSPIFAWLWIKLGKKQPSSPMKFVIGLIFTAASYMIMAVPMIGRSEDVRVSGLWLVASFFLVVIGEMLVSPVGLSVTTKLAPRAFSSQMMGMWFLADAVAQAINSQIIRFYHEGNIANYFIYGGIIALVLSLIMFMLKGRISRLMAGVK from the coding sequence ATGAAAAATGAAAAAGTAAAAACTTTTCTAGGGCATCCGTTAGGTCTGAGAACCTTATTTATGACGGAATTCTGGGAGAGATTTAGTTATTATGGTATGCGTGCTATCCTGTTGTACTACATGTACGATGCGATGGCAAACGGTGGCCTTGGAATTGATAAGGCGACAGCTGGTTCAATTATGGCCATCTATGGCTCGATGGTCTATCTGACGTCGGTCATTGGCGGGTTCGTCAGTGATCGAATTCTTGGCAGCAGAAGAACTGTCTTTTGGGGTGGTATTGCCATCATGATTGGTCATATCATTCTCTCGATGCCGCTGGGCTTCGCCGGACTACTGTGGTCGATTGCCTTCATCATTATCGGTACCGGCCTCTTGAAGCCAAACGTCTCTAACATGGTAGGTCACCTGTACGGTGAGAATGATTCACGGCGGGACTCTGGCTTCAGTATCTTCGTCATGGGAATCAACCTTGGTTCATTCATTGCCCCACTGGTTGTCGGAGCGATGAAGGGTGCATACGGGTACCATGCCGGTTTCTCACTTGCCGCAATTGGGATGGCTGTGGGACTAATCTTCTATGTCATAGATTCGAAGAAACAATTTAACAAAGAGGACGACAAGGCTCCCGATCCGATTCTAAAAGCCGAGCTCAAAAACATTGTGGTGCGGGTAGTGATTGCCTTAGTTGTGGTGGTCGTAATCATTGTGTTGATGGCGGTAACGAACACATTGACGATTGACAATATCGTTGCTGGACTAAGTATCATTGCAATTGTGATTCCGATTTTTTACTTTGCACAGATGCTAACCAGCCCGAAAACAAACAAAGAGGATCGCTCACGAGTGCTCGCGTATATTCCGCTGTTTATTGCAGCTGTAGCCTTCTGGGCTATCGAGGAATCGAGCTCGGTTGTGCTCGCGTTCTTTGCGAAAGACAACACGCGAATTCTGCATATTTTCGGTTACACGGTTGACCCAAGTCAATATCAATCATTGAATCCGCTCTTCATCATCTTCCTCTCTCCTATTTTTGCATGGCTCTGGATCAAGCTTGGTAAAAAACAACCGAGTTCACCAATGAAATTCGTAATCGGGCTGATTTTCACCGCGGCATCATACATGATTATGGCCGTGCCGATGATTGGCCGAAGTGAGGATGTGCGTGTAAGTGGCCTCTGGCTTGTGGCCAGCTTCTTCTTGGTGGTGATTGGGGAGATGCTCGTCTCACCGGTAGGCCTTTCGGTGACGACAAAACTGGCGCCAAGGGCATTTAGCTCGCAGATGATGGGGATGTGGTTCCTAGCTGATGCGGTGGCTCAGGCGATCAATTCACAGATTATTCGCTTCTATCATGAAGGGAACATTGCAAACTACTTTATCTACGGCGGAATTATCGCGCTTGTGTTATCATTAATTATGTTCATGTTGAAGGGCAGGATTTCTAGGCTCATGGCTGGAGTGAAATAA